GAAAGAGCTCACCACCACGATGGGGCTGTGCGGCGTCAACACGATCGACGAGATCGACGACCACGTATTGGCGGTGTGAGGCGACCGCCGTAGCCCGGATGGAACGCAGCGCAATCCGGGACAGTCTCTACCTGGAAAGATTCCCGGATTTCACCTGGAAAGATTCCCGGATTTCGCAGAGCCTGTTATCGGGCGCGCATTCGCGCGACCCGTTGGCTCCATCCGGGCTACCGAAGAGCATCACATCGGCGGGGTGAGCCCATCGCGGCCGACGCTGACGCGGTCGGTCTCGATCGCGCCATCCGGCTGTTGCTTCATGGAGGCGATGACCTTGGCACCGCTCTTCAGATCCGACTTGTCGCCCGGAACATAGGTCACGACCGGCGTGTCGGGCGGTACCACGACCTTCTTCTCACCGTCCTTGTATTTCACCAGCAGCGTATGACCATCATTGCCGACGACAGATTGGGCGACGGTCGCGTTTGTCATGCTGCTGTTGGGCTTGAGATCATACGGCCGCGAGCCTTCGCCGGTGCCGCGCATGTTCTCAGGGAACACATGCACCTCGACCGCCTTCTGCACGCCGTTGGATCCGGGCACCGTGGTGGCGCCGATGAAGGAACCGACCTTGACATCCGCCAGCGCAATCTTGGTGAGGCCGAGCACGACGATGTTGTTCGTCATGTGCAGCTTGACGTCTTCACCATTGCGTGACTTCACCGCGAGCGTATCGCCGTTGACGCCCTCGACGGTTCCACGAACCCGCGTCGGCGTGGGCGGCTGCTGCGCGATCGCATAGAGCGTGGACGCCGTCACCATCGCTAGCGCAACGAACGGACGGATGAATTGGGTAGGACGGAACGGCATGGTGTGGTCTCCAGACGGGTCATAACCTGACCCAACACCGGACCCCGGCCTTGCGACGCTATTGCACGCCTCAAGTCTTTGTGAGATCGGCCTCGACCAGCGCACGCAGTTCCGGCGTGACTTGCGGACGCTGCCCGAACCACAACTCAAAACCACGCACCGCCTGGTGCAGGAGCATGCCGAGTCCATCGGCGGTGTTCAGCCCACGCGCCTTGGCCGCCGCAAGCAGCGGCGTCACCAGCGGCACATAGACGAGATCGGCAACGACGGCCGATTGCGGCAACCGGCCGACATCGATCTCGAGTGCGGGCTGGCCGTGCATGCCGAGCGATGTCGTGTTCACCAGCAGGCCCGCGCGCGGCAGCAACTCGTTGACCGCGTCCCATGTCGCGGGAACAACGTTGCCGCCAAGCTGGTCGGCCAGCGCGCGGGCGCGGTCGATCGTACGGTTGACGAGATGAACGCGCGCGATGCCGCGCTCGATCAGGCCGAACACCACCGCGCGCGCCGCGCCGCCGGCGCCGAGCACCAGCGCGTCCTCGGCCTTGTCCCAGCCGGGCGCGCAGGCGTCGAGATTGTTGATGAAGCCTTCGACATCGGTGTTGGTCGAACGCAATTCGCCGTCGGCAAACCACAGCGTGTTGGCGGCGCCGATGGCGCGGGCGCGGTCGTCCGGCGTCGACAACGCCAGCGCGCGCTCCTTGTGCGGGATGGTGACATTGGCGCCGACGAAGCCGCGCAGCGACAAACGAAACAGGAAATCCTTGAGATCCTCCGGAGGCACCGCCTCGATCACGTAGCCGCCCTCGATGCCGAGCGTGCGCAGCCAGTAATGATGGATCAGCGGCGAGCGGGAATGCGCCGCCGGCCATCCGATCAGGCATGCGGCGCGGGTTTTGGAGAACGATGTCATACCCGTGACATCGGCCAAGCCGCAGTCGCTGTCAATCCGTCCGCTTCGCGGTTTGGGCAGCCAACATGCCGAGCGCGAACGCGGTGCCCGCAGCAAACCAGATCGCTGCGAGATTGATCCAGCGATAGGCGAGTGCGCCGAGCAGCGTACCCGCGACCAGCGCCGCCCACAACAGGAGGTTCGGCAGCCAGGCCCAGCCTGCGCCGCCGGTCAGCGCCGCGGCGATCAACTGGCCAGCCCTAACCAGCGCCCCGGTGACGTAAGTGAGGCCGAGCCCGCCACCGCCGTCGAGCTGAAATATGGAGTTCTCCAGCCCCATCGCCACCACGACCGCCGCAACCGCGATGTTCGGCACGCCGAATTCGTTGGCCGCAGCCGCAACCGTGAGCAGCACCGCCTCGGCGAGCAGGATCAGGGGC
The DNA window shown above is from Bradyrhizobium sp. ISRA464 and carries:
- a CDS encoding shikimate dehydrogenase, producing MTSFSKTRAACLIGWPAAHSRSPLIHHYWLRTLGIEGGYVIEAVPPEDLKDFLFRLSLRGFVGANVTIPHKERALALSTPDDRARAIGAANTLWFADGELRSTNTDVEGFINNLDACAPGWDKAEDALVLGAGGAARAVVFGLIERGIARVHLVNRTIDRARALADQLGGNVVPATWDAVNELLPRAGLLVNTTSLGMHGQPALEIDVGRLPQSAVVADLVYVPLVTPLLAAAKARGLNTADGLGMLLHQAVRGFELWFGQRPQVTPELRALVEADLTKT
- a CDS encoding YoaK family protein, whose product is MLESRRNLVLACALSGLAGYVDGIGYLHLGGLFVSFMSGNSTRLGVSLSEAQWDHALEAVVLIVLFVAGAAAGSLIVLGRVAHRQPLILLAEAVLLTVAAAANEFGVPNIAVAAVVVAMGLENSIFQLDGGGGLGLTYVTGALVRAGQLIAAALTGGAGWAWLPNLLLWAALVAGTLLGALAYRWINLAAIWFAAGTAFALGMLAAQTAKRTD